The sequence AAGCATTCCTTGTGCCTTGAGTTCAGGAAGCAGCTGGTTTCAAACACCTGGCTGTCACTGGCACTGAGGAGTttaaccctttttttcctgtcacagGGCTTTGCACTGGGTAACTCCGCAGATGCTGTGTGTTCCTGTCAGTGAGGAAATCCCAGAAGTCTCTGACATGGTTGTAAAGGCAATTACAGGTTTGTGAATGATGAAGTTTTTATTTACAGCTTTAAATTTCATCTCTCTTGCTTACTGAGATTATTTTTGCTGTCATCAAAGGGGGGGTCCAGGCTGTTAAATCTGCAGGAATCTTTGTGGGTTTGGACTGGAATTTCATCTGTGGAACAGGGATAATTTTCCGTACTGAAGTGTTTAGGCTTAGCTGATCTTGAAACACTTCCCTGCAGACAGAAATGATACAATATTAATATTACCCAGCAAATCCTGCTTATTCAGTGTCTGATTAATACAGCTTGAATGATTTCAGGACTTTCCTTCCCTCACAGATATCATCGAGATGGACTCCAAGCGTGTCCCTCGGGATAAACTGGCCTGCATCACCAAGTGCAGCAAGCACATCTTTAATGCCATCAAAATCACCAAAAACGAGCCTGCTTCTGCTGATGATTTCCTGCCCACACTGATTTACATCGTTCTCAAGGGGAACCCGCCACGCCTGCAGTCCAACATCCAGTACATCACTCGCTTCTGCAACCCCAGCAGGCTGATGACTGGAGAGGATGGATATTATTTCACTAACCTGGTGAGTGCTGCAAGAAGGGTGGGTTTTGGACAGCAAGATTTGTCTTTGATTTGGAGGTAGGAATTGCCAGCAAAgggaaatgtaaatttaaattaatcttcaaatgtaaattaaaatgaatCTTCAAACAGTGGTTGGGATTACTTAGAGCACAGCCAGTTTTAtctcctctctcttctttctctgctgtccaaaccacagctttgctttatttttttataactttAAACCCTTTATTTGAAAAGTCTGATGTTAAGACTTGGGTGTATTTTTATCCTGCAAGGAGATCAGGACTTTCTGTTCCTCAAACCCTGAGTTTGGGCTGTGCAGATGTTCCAGATGCAAAGTTCCCTCTTTGAGCCCAGGAGAGTTTCTTGAAGGCACTGCAGAATTAGGCCATTGGTGTGTGGAGGCAAACAGGTTTTTTACAGCTTCTCCAAGAGGCATTTATCAGTGTGCTCTGCATTTTATCATAAAGAATCCTTGAGGGAAATTACAGAGTTGAATGAAACAACTTGGAACGttaaaagtttatttcagaAGGAGTAGAGCATCCACAAAGTGAGCTGGGCTTTGACACTCCTTCCTTCaggaaattaatgaattaatctGCATAGCAGATCTCTGCTGATcagataattaaatattaatacaCTGCTCCTGTCTCCTTGTCATGTTCCTGCTGTTCCCTCACCTCCCAAACACAGGGACCCTGAGGTTTGGAATATACCTTGTCAGCTCAGTTTTTGATTTCTTCAAACTTTGGGGGAGAGGAAAGAGTTGTGTGAACTGCCTGATCCAATTAACTTCTGGAAAAGCTCATTTAGggcacaaaaaaaatatttaaaaatcatttactGATGTAAGAAGAGGGTAAGGAATAGTAAAGAGGTACATTCCAGTCTGTGGTGATTCCAACCTTGCAGTGATGCTCTCTCTGTTTTatttgcagtgctgtgctgtggcctTCATTGAAAAACTGGATGCTCAGTCTTTAAATCTGAGCCAGGAAGATTTTGATCGTTTCATGACGGGCCAGACCTCCCCAAAAAAGCAGGAATCTGACAGTTTTTCCCCTGATGTGTGCCTGGGGGTGAAGCAAATGTGCAAAAGCTTAGACCTCCTCTCTCAGTTGAATGAGAGACAGGAAAGAATTGTCAGTGAAGCCAAGAAGCTGGAGAAAGACCTCATAGATTGGACTGATGGGATCACCAAGGAAGTGGAAGATATTGTGGAGAAATATCccttagaaataaaaccaaaaagtcaAGCCTTAGCAGCCATTGACTCTGAAAATGTGGAGAATGACAAGCTGCCCCCACCACTGCAGCCTCAGGTTTATGCAGGATAATTCCCAGTGGCagcttggaaaagcagcattatCCTCACCtagctgggaagggaaggaaattaaggcttaaaaaaaaaaaaaaaaaaatcagatgagCTTAAATCAGTACATTTTTAAAGgtacttttctttttggttaAGTGTAAtgaattgtatttattttagtccagtagatttctatttaggcttttgtgggttttttgaacTGAATTTCAATTTTCTACACAAACTGGTGTCATTTTTAAGCAACACTAGTCCATTGACATCTCTCCTGAAAGCTTCCTTCTAAGCATGCacttaattgtttttaataattagtTTAACTCAAAGCCaagttccagcagcagctccacaagGTACCAGTGTTAGTCTGAACTTACTCTGTAGCTGTAAAGACGAACTATATAttgtaaaatatgtaaaattgtAAATAGATTTCCAATCTAATGTCTCAGCTGTGCATGGGCTTGTGTGTGAGTGAAAATGATCTCGAAATGTTCATTTTAGCACCTTTCAGCTCCATCATGTTGCAGTAGAAAGGCAAAAACGAGTTAATCTGGAGGGGAGAAGTGATGAATTACAGAGGATGTTGTTGTAGTGATTTGCAAACTTGAAAATCATCTTAATctgctttgttaaaaaaaaagaattatttaaaagatgACATTTCTTCGTTTAAATGCTCTGTCAGAACACCTGGTAGCCTTGAGTGGTGcacaaaaatgctgattttactGCTTTGGAAGGGAGTGTGGGgccagaaatagaaaatatttcaggaatagGAAGAAGTATTTGTAGTAAAAATTACATAATGTGGaacaaaaaagggggaggggaaagagaCCATGAAAGAGTTGCTCCAAAAGTGGCTCTCTCTTCTGGTCATTTCCATCAGTGAGATAaattttggttgcttttttgaCAATCCTGGGAAATAAATAAGTTCATATAATTCGAGGTTGCTTTTtagaaggagcaggagcagaaaaatgcactttattTCCATGAAACATCAACGTTCTGCTCTTCAGTGACCCCTTTAGCACCTTGAACACCGAGCTAAAAATGGCTTCGTGCCACTAAAATTCAGATTGGGGTGAAAGAAGAGCTCACCCCACAAAAAGTAACCTCTTGCAACagaactttgaaatattttctgtgtcatttgAAATCTCTTCCAGCTCAATCCAGCCCTGACTCCTTTGTGTACCCGAGATCTCAAACACGAAGCTCAGCTGGAATTCCTTTTAAGCAATGTTAAATTCTTGCCATCAAGGAGGAAAGCACCTACCTCTTGATTAATTTCCACTTAATTAAAGCACTGCTCCTATTAAATTTGCACTGCAATAACTTCAGACCACGACTGTGATTTGTCCCTTTTCTGGCAGTTTTTAGCCTTATATGAACTATGCACCACCCCCGGTGTTCCAGAGAGGCAGCCGCAGCAATGGGCTGCtcacaaaaatagaaaaaatcaaattattccCTGTGTCACCACGCCCAAATCGCTTCGGTAAATAACCCTGGGATTTATTTACTTCGGGTTCTAAACACCGGGTGCTAATTCTGATACCCAGGTTTGTCCCGAGGAGAAGGCGTGGGGGAAGCAAACTTTCAGCTATTGTGTAAATGATCGTGTTTAAATAAAAGTGTGCCCATTCTGCCCTCGTTAATGAGTCCCTAAAACCCTCCTCACCTTTTGTTACGCTGTTAATGATTAAGGGCGAGGTAATCGCGGCTGCTTCTGCATTCTCTGCTTCGGGACACAACAGTTCTTGGCCCTTCAAGTGCTGGGCTGGGTAAcaatgtatgtttttattttctttccagaaaggTCATTGGAGTGATTAAGCACTTTAAAAtttgctgctgcatttgcaACTAAAGTATCTCTTTTTCATGTGATCAAGCCGCTGAAGTGGGCTGTTGAAATAAATCAGGTGAGGTGGATTTCCATGCCCCAGCTGGAGTGATTTCCTTCCCGGAGTGAATTCCTCCTACCCGGAGTTatccctgagcagagctggagcacagagGTGCTCACAAAGTGCTGCAAAAAATAGCGAACCAGAGAGTTTAATTGAAATCTCATCCCTTAAAGTggtttaaaatacagatgttgTGCTGTGCTGACAGTCACAGTATcagaaatttgctttatttttcccactCTTAGTTCAGTATCGCTCTGTGATGCTCCAGACTTTACATTATCCTCGTGGAAAcatcatcatcctcatcatATTACCATTAATAACACTAATTATTAATAATGTACAGTAATAGATAATAACGCAATCTAAACAATGATATTGTTTATCACGAAAAATATCAATGAAGATAATGATGGTTTGTTTGCATTAAGGATTTCACCCTGAACACTCCTAGGTATTGGACACCTTTAGGAAACATAACAAAAAGTGTTTGGGGACAGTTTTtagaggaaaaggggagggaaaaggcGGGGACCATCCTGAGGGCTGCGAGGGAGGCCGGAGCGGGGATCGCGGGACTGCAGCACTCGGGCCCGAGGAGAGAACGCGCTGAGCGCCCAGGCCCGTTCCCGGTCCGTTCCCGGTATCTCTCCCGGTCCGTTCCCGGTATCTCTCCCGGTACCTCTCCCGGTCCGTTCCCGGTATCTCTCCCCGCCCGTTCCCGGTGCTGCTGCcgggccccgcccgccgccggcccctCTGGCGCTGCCGGCACCGCCTCAATCTTGTCCCCCCCGCGCCACCGTCGGCGCGCGCGGCGGGTGAGGGGTCAGGGCTGCGGCCCGGAAGCGGCGGCGGAGGCGGGGCCCGGTGCCGGGGCCTGTCCGTGTGTCCGGCCCGGGGGCTGCCCGCGGAGCGGCTTCTCCCCCGCCCGTCCGCCCGCGCCCGCAGCCCCGGCAGGGCAGGACGATGGTGCAGAGCCCGCCCGCACGGCAGCGCCGCCGCCTCTgagccccgcccggcccgggggcCTGAGCCCCGCCGCGGACGCCGGTAAGAAGGGGACGGGGGCGGCTctgcggcccggcccggcgggggaTGGGGTCGCCTTGGGGCCGCTCCGGGGTTGGGGGGAGCGGGGGAAGCACCGGGAGAGCCCCCGGGGAGCCTCGGGCCGTGGCCGGGGGCATCGCTGCGCTGCCCCCCGAGCCTCGGGTCCCGGTTGGGCTCGGGGTGGTTTTACTCGGCCGGGGGGTTGTAGCCTTGGTTTGTCTTTagtatttacattaaaaaaaaaaaaaaaaaaattgggaaaggTCGTCAGCTTGAAGTTTGTACGCGTGGCGTtgtaccagaaaaaaaaaaaccagtgaaaaataataatttctgtagCACTAAAAATAGTTCTGTTTCAAAATAGCTTCTGAGCGGTGATTCCTGCGTTGGGCTTTTTAAATGTGGttggttggggatttttttcccagttttctgtaTATCCGTATTTCATCCTCTTTcacttttttggggggtttaaCTTGACTAATGATCTCATGATggttttaataataaaattccCGGAGCATCATGCCTAGAAcatggctgctccatccctgctgttACATCCAAACCATGGATCAGAATCACCCTGGGAAAGAATATATTACAGCACAGCcgggattttttttcccccccttttccctttatttGCTCTTTAAGGATTTGTGTTTGGGAAAATTTATTTGCAGGATTAGCTGTGGAGGTGGAATTATCTGGGTAAATTTGCCCTGGTAGACAAACCCGGATCTTAGATAAGGATTCATTAAGGTTTGCTCTCCACATCCTCGCTGAACTTCCCCAAAGTTTGGCTGCTGGAAGAACGTGGTGGAGGAAAAATACCTGGGCCTGGCTGTTGTGGTAAATGATTGTTGCGTTTTTCTGAAGGCTGAGTTACAGGAAATACTCTCCAGTCCTGGTGCCTCTGGGCAGGACACAACGGTTCGAGTTTCACCGGGTGAGTTGCTGCCGCTTCCCCGCACCTGCCTTTCCCCAGGTCGCTGGGAATCAGCTGATGGCTGCAGTCCAATTCCTGCTCAGCAGGTGTGCACGGCCCAGAGATAACTTTGGTGGCAGCCTGAGCACAGATAACATTAAATTGTAGCTGAAAAATGCTGCCTGATCCCGGCCCGAGTCTCATCAAAGAGGATTAAGCCCTGGGTAGCTTTGTTACCTGCCGTGATTTGAGGAGTGGCTCCAGCGCTGGTGGAACGTGATTCTTCATTTCCACTTGAAAGACAAGAACCTGAAAGGCCACCTGATAAGACAGAATAGTCACTGTGCTCAGAGAagtgcccaggagcagctgagggcaggggaCAAACAGAGCTCGGTGTCCTTTGGGAGCcgggggacaggagggacagagcCTGGCACATCCAGCACCCCGGGGTGGGCCCCTCCTGGGGCACCCCCTGAGCTGATCCTGCAGCTCTGGTTGCTGTGGTcgtcttctttttttattaaataacaTCACAGGTTTTGTAGAAATGAAGCTGTTTCATTAATTGAGCCCTAAACTATTAATGGAACTCACTGGTGTCAGAATTGTGTTACTTTTCCTAAACCTCCCCTTGCCCAAAGCATGGCTGGGTgggagtttattttcttttttaagactGTGCTGACCTGTGATTAAAACTGGTTCTCAGGACTCAGGACTCCCAGGTTCTGATTTGGAGGAAAACTTGTGAATGTCTTggcattttgggttttgttaatCTGTAAAATGGAGAGTGAACTCACAGGAGTTTGGGCTGAGCAAGTTCAGGTCCTGTTTCCTTTGAGCAGTGGGAGTGAAGCACACAGTCATGATAATATTCCAGCCATAGCCTTGATAGCTCAGCTGTTCCCCAGGTCCCttatttcagttgcttttgctgctgtttatattttcattagtGGTCACTGgctgttttgctgcttctctcccttctttccacACCCAAACTCTGATTTTGCCATTCCCCAAAGCTGCCATTTCCTCAGCTTGTCAGTCATTTCTCTGCTTGTGATTCAAGCTGTGTTTCTGTCTGCATCCCTGTCTCCTCACAGTTCTCATCATAGAGActgaagagccttttcctggcttttctctGCACTTTCACTGCTGAATTAGGTCCCACATTCCTTAATGAGTGGGCTTTAATGAAGTCAACAATTAACCTTGAACTGGTCACTCAACCAGTTTCTGATTATTGAATGTTTACTGAGAATTTTCACACCTTGATTAAAGCCTTCCCAGATTTTTGGCTGCTGTCAGTTCAGTGTACACAGAATTTGATTTCTCATGGATCtttaaaaatcctgtaaaattgaattattttacttttcctttcctctcacaGGTTCTCATGCTAAGCAGCAGTAAGCAGAATAGAATTTTTAATACAACTTCAAAAGTCCTTCATCTATTCTTGTGTGTTTTATTGCAGTCTGGGTGATTTGAATTATGGTAACTCACATTGTAAGTCATGACTTGGacttggaaaagctggaaggTTTAAAAATGCCCATGAGCTCTTTTATATGGAAATGGATTCATTCCCATGGCACAGGCTCTTGGCAAACAGGGCTGCCTGCCTCAAGTTTGGCACCAAAATGTCTGATTTTCAACCAGAGCTTGGGTTCATTTTGATTTTACAGCTGGCtatgttttaaattatgtttttcacTTCTAACAAAAGTCGGAATTCAGGGTTCATTgaaccagggaaaaaaaggcgTCCTCACTCTATTTCTGCTGCCTGACTTTAaactttccttcccttttctcattCATCATTTTTAAGAACTTGTagcatataaaaaaatacttggaaCTGGTTTGGATTTGTCTGTTTCTGCAcgaatttttcttccagtgggAAATGAAAATCAACTTTGCTGTCCCAAGAGTATCAGCTGGCACAAAGTTCAGGTGCTTGTGGTAAATCCAGCAGACTTTTTGAACAACACAAGTCTGTTGGGAAGGGCTGTCATACACAGATTGAgtaatgtttgttttcctttttattttttacatcatcgactttgtatttaaagttttctgtctttataGGGAGTTGAAGTCAGGAATTTGGGTGTTTAAAATTCAGGATCAATTTGATCTTTAAAATTCTCTATCACTGACCAAATTGCTTCCTTTCCTTGGCTTTGTTCCATGGGCAGGCCTGAAATGTTTGCTGTTCAGGCCACTCTTGGGGATGCTGAAATGATTAATTAAGCTTTGAACAGTGTTTTGAGAggtgaaaataaacatttcatgCAACTATGAaccactttgctgctttctATCCATGCAAGTCCCCAGTTTTTGTTAATATTCTGCATCCTGATCCTTTATCAGGATGCCAGGAGGAAGGAATGttcttttccacatttccagGTGCTgttctcctcctgccctgtgcagtgTCCTCTCTGCATATGCAAAGCCATTTTCCTGCCATTTTCAGCTTCCAGGCTCCAGGAAAAGTGGGGGGGGGGTTCTTATCAGTAAAATATTTGTGGATGAAATAGCTCAGCAAACTGATAAGCCACTGTCTGGCTTGAGCCAATTCCCCGTTATCTCGCACTGTAGCAAATGTGTTTGTGCACATCTGGCTGCTGATCTTTGGGCTCTCTTTGGTTGGATTCAAGGATCCAAGGTGATGTTTTCATAAAGTTTCCTCCTCCACATGCCCTGATTGcttctctccctctgtgctggggagaAATCTGCTGGCATTTCCTAGGAGGTTGTTgattctggtttatttttttcacgCCAAAGGCTGGGCGGAGGGGAAGAGGCTCAGCTGGACAGAGGTAGAGCTGTGCTCTGGAGGATTCCTCTAGGATGAattcctccttcctgcctgccctgctgctgctggggaaggttTTAGGCTGTGGAATTCCATCCCACAGGGATCCACACTTCCTAAAAAGATGAtctgaagctgctgcagatACTAACACCTCTATTTTCCCCAGATATCAGGGTGGTAAAGTCTTCCTGCACTTCCAAGTGCAGATCCTTGCACTTGTCTCGTTGAACCTCATCAGGTTGTCCCAGGgccacctctgcagcctgtccagatccctctggatggGATCCCTTCCCACAGAGCTTGGTGTCATTGCCAAGCTTGACCCCATGTCCTTGTCACCCTCAAAAATGTtaagcagcaccagccccagctcacccaactctgatttttatttagcttcagtatttcagtattttcactcTTAGACATCAAATTTGGtttgaagagaagaaaaccaaatgaaagagaattttgGTACCTGCTGCTGTTTATTGTTGTTAAACGAGAGGCACTTTGGGATGAACACCACTGCcttgtttgcatttatttatggATGGTTTCCCATGGTTTGCTTGAtttatgtttataaatattCCTCTGGCACacaacattattttcattctaaGTGGTTAACCCTGAGCTGACCCATTTCCTAACCCCCTTGCACGCTTGGTAGTGGGGCATCTTTGAAAACAtcatccatttattttttttgagcTGCACAGCTCAATTTAAACACTGTTCTGTGAAATAAGATGTTGAGGCTTGGAAAACTTGTGAGATCCTAAAGGAGCAGTGCTGCCTCCTGTCCTTCTCCTCCACCCAATTTTCCACTTTTGGATATTTCAGTGGTGGTTTTATATTCAAACCCCTCCTCTAGAGTGATTACCTTACCTGCACAACAAGAAGGGGAAATATTTGTGAGGAAATGCCatcattttaagttttctaATGGCAGGGATGGTAGTTGACATTATTGTCAAAAATGTCAAATGACTTTGATCCCTTTAAAAttcatgtttgggtttttttttttcactttggcAACTGCAATTTCGCTTTTAATACCTGCTTTAGTGCAGCATatgggttttttattgttagGAATTCAGCTCCTTTGATATTAAGGCTCAAAATGGGAATTTAATACTTCAGCTGTGACTCATTACATTGACTTTTTGGTCTTTGCAATAGGCTTCAAGATTTTCCTtgtttgtaatttaaaaactcaTCAGTCTGTTTCAGCAGCTTCCTTCTCCACACTCTTTCCTATACAAATAAAGAGGAATTCACAATGTTACTCCTTTGAAGTTGCTGTCTGGAGCTGTTTTGGAGGAAAATCCCCCCAACTGTacaatattttcttgctttttagtTGACTGCCCAATTCTGTGTTTCCCTGGGACTCTGACAGATTAAACTCTTGTATTTCCACCCTTTACCACTTTAATCTTTTTACCTGCCTGGGTTTGTAGATGTTGATTTAAGAGCACAACATCTCCAGGGTTTCCTGGTGAATTCCATCAGCTGTAACTCTGGCATTTGCTCCTGCTGAACATCCCTCACTACCCAGCAATTACCTTGGAGCTGGTGGCCAATGTTCCAGCCTGGCAGTTTTCATTCTTCCCCTTGCACTTGAGCTCCTTATTTAGGCTGACTGGGGAGATTTTTATTGCACCAAGTATTAAAAGGCTTTGCTGGAgtggagagaggcagcagcagtcATTAGAGCCGCTcactaaattatttatttggcTAAAAAGTGAAATCTGATCTTGCTTGCCTGACCTGCCAGGAGGTAAAAgcattggttggtttgtttgttttaactctgtgaacaagaaataaaagtttaagTGATATTCTTTAACTTATTCAGTTACGCAGAGGAGGAAGTTAGTTACAAGAGCTGGCAGAAGAATTGTGATGCATTGTGATTCTAACAGAGAGGAGTTTAAGGAACCCTTAAAATCCGTGGACGTATTGATGTAATGCACTGATCTGAATCACAAGTTCTGTGATAATTAAAGTTATTTAAGCACTTTGgtaaaaaaattagtaattctTCAGGCAGCAGCATGGAAACATTCATCCTTCCTTGCACTGCTATTTTCATGTCAGCTCCAGTGTTGAAATCCACAGTTGTTCCCTTTCCCCTCACAAATGCTCCGAAGGCACATTATTCCTCAGAAATTGCAGCTTATAGCATTTTCTAATTGCTTTCAAAGCCTCTGAGTTATGGCAGCATATTAAACAACTGGCACTTAAAAGCTGGTGATCtcttacataaaaatattagcCCAAATATTTCTCTGGGAAGGCTTTTCAGCACatcctggtttttttaaagctggttTTAGACCCTGTGGTAAACAAACATTCTAATGGAGGTGTTGGAAACCCCTTTAAAAAAGGAATCCCAGCCCTGGATGTGCTGTGGGTGACACTCAGCCCTGATTAAAAGCTGCAATAAACCCTGCATCTGTGTTCTTTCCACAAGGAAACTCAGGAGGGGACACTGCCTACAACTCTGCTTTAGTTTAGGTTTTGATCGCCTTCCATCTCCACACATCTCCCATGTTTCTAGAAGGAGTGTTTGGGATTTTGCTTGTGGATGGAACGTTTGGGATTTTTAGCTCGGGCTCATTTAAGGAATTtgctgccagggacaggatAGGCAGAACGAGCAGAAGGGCGGATCATTCCCAGCATgatccctgccagccccagctctcccttcccctgtccctcctgtctCCTGACACCTGCACTGGCCtggctggctgtgccacagctgctctgggacaaACTTCTGGTAAGGTGCACATTTCTCATCATCTttgcctttcttccctcttctttccctgcttttcgCTCTGGGTTTGCAGAGATGTTTGCAGCACCCACTTCTCACTGAGGAAAACTTCCTGGGCTTTGCAGGGTGTATGGAAAGGGGTTGATggtgcaaaataaaaaacccaggATGTGATCTTGAGCTCTGGAGAGCTCTGTCTCAGCAGGTTTCAGCCAGGAGAGCAAGTGGGGAGtcagcaggcacagcccagggtTGTGTTGTTGGCACTGCACCTCTGTCTCTTCTCCCTGAGTTGGATTTTCCCCTCTTTGCAGGTTCTGTCAATATTTCTTCTGTTAACAGGAACTGAAGCGTTTCTGCCAGTAAAATCCTGAGTATACACAAGGAAGTTGGGATCATTGTACCCTGTGGGCTCTGAAAAAGGCTTTGTCTGAGTGCTCCTCCTTTACccttctcttgttttctctgaaatcaaTAGCTCACATCAAAGATCCCTCTCTTGCCTTGCCCTGTCCCTCTCTCATCCTCAGAGCTGCCACttttcagccctgctgcaccTGGATTGTAAATGACAATAATGGGAGTCATTGGGGATCATCCAGACCTTCAGGGAGCCTTAATTAAATGTTACCAGATCCATATGGATGCTCCAGCTTTAACCCTTGCAGTGCAGaattctttctgcctttccctgggaaTTTTGGAGATCAGCAGCACATTGCTAGGAACAGCTCCTGCCTTAGTGGTTTAGTTGGGGTTAAAAGCCTCTTCAGCCAGGATTTTAGGTAAGACAAAAGTAAGAGGTTGGCTGGGAGTTCCTCCTTGCAGAGCTTCTGAAGGAGATGACACAAGGCTGCCCTTTAACACTGGactgtttgcttttccctgtgaATGGAGGTGGGGAAGCTGATACAATAATTTGGGTCTTTTTACTCTGCAGATGAACATTCAGGAAGGGAATCAGACAAAATACTATATTTGGGGCAAAAATTAATGACTGAGGACATTTCCTCAGCATGTAAGGTCCTGGCTTTGCttacagacaaaacaaaaagttcTAGATCCTGCAAGAATTAAATAAAGACCAGGAATCTTCCAGCCTCCACCCTAATGCAGTTTTTAGGGTTTTCTGCCCACAGGATTCTTGATGCAAAAGCCTAAAGTGATGTAGGGCTGCTTCTCAGATCCTGTTTTGAAAATAGAGGCATTTGAGATGGGGTGAAGAGGGATCCTTAAGGCTCCAGCTTCAGTTTCCAAAGGATGTGCAAAGTTTGATTTGTAACTTGGTGCATTCAGACACTACTGGCATTAAAATGTAGCAGTGATACCCTGCCTGGGGAAAGGCAAGAACTGGGTTTATTACTTATCAGCgatgctgggctgtgctggaagccCTCATTTCTTCAAAtccattcccagctggcagTTTGAGGCCCT comes from Corvus cornix cornix isolate S_Up_H32 chromosome 19, ASM73873v5, whole genome shotgun sequence and encodes:
- the RABGEF1 gene encoding rab5 GDP/GTP exchange factor isoform X4 produces the protein MNLKSERRGIHVDQSELLCKKGCGYYGNPAWQGFCSKCWREEYHKARQKQIQEDWELAERLQREEEEAYASSQSTQGAQSLTFSKFEEKKTNEKTRKVTTVKKFFTASSRAGAKKAEIQEAKAPSPSIHRQASIETDRVSKEFIEFIRTYQKPGQDIYKQCKLFLDTMSHKRDLSIEEQSECAQDFYQNVADRLQTRWKVPPEKVEKAMDEVEKYIMTRQYKYVFCPETTDDEKKDLAVQKRIRALHWVTPQMLCVPVSEEIPEVSDMVVKAITDIIEMDSKRVPRDKLACITKCSKHIFNAIKITKNEPASADDFLPTLIYIVLKGNPPRLQSNIQYITRFCNPSRLMTGEDGYYFTNLCCAVAFIEKLDAQSLNLSQEDFDRFMTGQTSPKKQESDSFSPDVCLGVKQMCKSLDLLSQLNERQERIVSEAKKLEKDLIDWTDGITKEVEDIVEKYPLEIKPKSQALAAIDSENVENDKLPPPLQPQVYAG
- the RABGEF1 gene encoding rab5 GDP/GTP exchange factor isoform X3, producing MNLKSERRGIHVDQSELLCKKGCGYYGNPAWQGFCSKCWREEYHKARQKQIQEDWELAERLQREEEEAYASSQSTQGAQSLTFSKFEEKKTNEKTRKVTTVKKFFTASSRAGAKKALAGKLKEIQEAKAPSPSIHRQASIETDRVSKEFIEFIRTYQKPGQDIYKQCKLFLDTMSHKRDLSIEEQSECAQDFYQNVADRLQTRWKVPPEKVEKAMDEVEKYIMTRQYKYVFCPETTDDEKKDLAVQKRIRALHWVTPQMLCVPVSEEIPEVSDMVVKAITDIIEMDSKRVPRDKLACITKCSKHIFNAIKITKNEPASADDFLPTLIYIVLKGNPPRLQSNIQYITRFCNPSRLMTGEDGYYFTNLCCAVAFIEKLDAQSLNLSQEDFDRFMTGQTSPKKQESDSFSPDVCLGVKQMCKSLDLLSQLNERQERIVSEAKKLEKDLIDWTDGITKEVEDIVEKYPLEIKPKSQALAAIDSENVENDKLPPPLQPQVYAG
- the RABGEF1 gene encoding rab5 GDP/GTP exchange factor isoform X6, translated to MNLKSERRGIHVDQSELLCKKGCGYYGNPAWQGFCSKCWREEYHKARQKQIQEDWELAERLQREEEEAYASSQSTQGAQSLTFSKFEEKKTNEKTRKVTTVKKFFTASSRAGAKKEIQEAKAPSPSIHRQASIETDRVSKEFIEFIRTYQKPGQDIYKQCKLFLDTMSHKRDLSIEEQSECAQDFYQNVADRLQTRWKVPPEKVEKAMDEVEKYIMTRQYKYVFCPETTDDEKKDLAVQKRIRALHWVTPQMLCVPVSEEIPEVSDMVVKAITDIIEMDSKRVPRDKLACITKCSKHIFNAIKITKNEPASADDFLPTLIYIVLKGNPPRLQSNIQYITRFCNPSRLMTGEDGYYFTNLCCAVAFIEKLDAQSLNLSQEDFDRFMTGQTSPKKQESDSFSPDVCLGVKQMCKSLDLLSQLNERQERIVSEAKKLEKDLIDWTDGITKEVEDIVEKYPLEIKPKSQALAAIDSENVENDKLPPPLQPQVYAG